CTTGGCGAAAGCCACGATGGATGGGGTGGTCCGAGAACCCTCGGAGTTGGCGATAACCTTTGCCTCGCCACCTTCTAAAGCAGCTACCACAGAGTTAGTGGTACCAAGGTCAATTCCTACTGCACGTCCCATAATGAACTCCTTCTTCGTTGACGTTGTATTGTTCGCCGGGGACTACTTTAACATCCCCTTGAGTCTTAGTCACTCAACCTGACACTTGATACAACGGCACTGCCCCCAAACTTGTTCCCACTTCACTCAACTTTTTTATTTACGCAGGTCAAAGCGGATCTCTCAGGCGCCTAATCTTCTCCTATCGCATATCAACTCACAATTGCCTACCCTGGGAGCCGTACCTAATCATCGGAAGCAAAGGAGAAAATCTATGAACAATGAGCAGGCGCAAATCATGCGTGAAGGCCGTGGATTTATTGCCGCGCTGGATCAGTCCGGCGGATCAACTCCTAAGGCATTGCGCCTTTATGGCATCCCCGAGGGCCAGTACTCCACCGATGAGGAGATGTTTAACCTGGTTCACGAGATGCGCACCCGGATCATCACCTCCCCGTCCTTTAACTCTGACCAGATCCTGGCCGCGATCCTTTTTGAGATGACCATGGATCGGGACATTGACGGTCTTCCCACCGCCCAGTATCTCTGGGAGAAGAAGGGCGTTGTCCCGCTACTCAAGACCGACAAAGGCCTGGCCGACGAGGAAAACGGCGTCCAGGTGATGAAGCCCAACCCTGGCCTTGATGAACTGTGCGAACGCGCAGTGAAGAAGGGCATTTTTGGCACCAAGATGCGTTCCTTTATTGCTCAGGCTAACCCCGAGGGCATTAAGGCAGTGGTAGACCAGCAATTTGAGGTTGGACGGCAAATCCTTGGCCACGGATTGGTGCCAATTATTGAGCCGGAAGTTTCCATCGACTGCCCCGACAAAGTTGAGGCAGAGCGTATCCTGCGCGATGAAATCGCCGCTCACCTGGATCAACTTCCGGAAGACCAGCAAGTGATGCTCAAAGTCACCATCCCCAGCGAAGATGGCTTCTACACTCCGCTGATTGAGCACCCGCGAGTCATGCGCGTGGTAGCCCTCTCCGGAGGTTATGAGCGTGACGACGCTAATGAGCGCCTCTCCCGCAACCCTGGCTTGATTGCTTCTTTCTCCCGCGCATTAACTGAGGGCCTGTCTGCCCAACAATCCGCTGAGGAGTTCGACGCCACTTTGGCTGCTTCGGTCAAAGACATCTACGAAGCATCTATTGCCTAAGCGAAGGGCTAGCGCCACCTAAGAACAACCCTGCCCCCTTAGCAAATTAGGGGGTGCAGGGTTTTCTTCGGCTGGTCTCCTTTTATTGGAATTCCAGCGCGTTGTCCTCTTAGCTAGCTTCAAACATCGTCAACGTCGTTTCACACACCACCACGTTGGGGCCATGCTGGGGGGATTTATGTACTGCCACCGAGAGGGCGTCGAACCATTCACTTCGTGACTGCGGATCAGTGGCATCGGACAGAACAATTCTTTCCGCCGGAACGCCAAAGGAGTGGGCTAGTTGCACAAAATCTGGTCTGGAAAGTTCCGTACCTACTGCTTTCCCAAAAGCCCCAGTCATGTACTCGCGGAGAATCCCATATCCCCCGTCATCAATAATTACCCAAGTCACGGGGATATTGTGCTGTACAGCGGAGGCTAATTCCGCCACGGAATACATCGCAGAACCATCGCCGGCTATAGCTACAGTTCTTTTCCCGCTTCCTACCGCCCCACCCAACGCTGCCGGGAATCCGTAGCCTAAACCGCCGGCTCCTTGCGCCGTTGAGCTTCGCCCGTCCTGAGGATCCCACATATTCCAGCCCCAGTAGGCTGCGATAGTCATGTCCCAGAAGACATGGCCGTCGCGGGGAATAGCAGCGCGCAGGGCGTCAAGAAATGCCTGTTCGTGCTGGAGATCTTGAGCATCAAGGCGCTGGCCGATAGCTTTCCGCACCGCCGCCGCCCGCGTCGAACCTTCCGTGTGGCTGGCAGAAACGAGCGGAACCAGTTGCTGCAGGTAGTTTTTGATGTCGGCACAGACCCCCAGCACATCATGATTTGAGCCAATAACCATCGGGTTGGCATCAACCTGAATAATTGTTCCTTCTGGGGAAAGAGTGAAGTAGTTGGAGGTCACCTCCCCTAAGGATGAACCTAAGACTAGAAGCACATCGGCCTGGGCCATGAGGTCTGTGACTGCTCGGTCCTCCACCCAGGAGCCCACGCTCAAGGGGTGATCAAGCGGAAATGCCTCTTGCCCAGCGGCAGTGGTCACAACCGGTGCGTCTAAGCGTTCTGCGAGGGCGCGTAGTTCTGTGGCCGCGCCTGAGCGCGCAGCTCCCCCTCCCGCTAAAATCACTGGCCGCTGGGCTTGATCCAGAAGACTGGCGCTTTGGCTGGCTAAACCATCAGGGGCTGGAGGAATGTCTTGGGGTTGGACGTTTTGTTCGATGAGATATTCACCAAGTAACACGTCTTGGGGGATTTCTACCCATACCGGCCCTTGGGGGGCGCGGAGAGCAACCTGGTGGGCGTCGGCCAACACGTGAGGTAAGGCGTTGGCATCACGCACGGTGTATTGAACTTTTGTAACTTGCGCTGCTGCTGCGGCTTGATTATCGAGTTGGTGCAGCATTCCTTTGCGGGCACCACCAAGGCCTGCGGTAGGGATTTGGGCGCACACCACCAAGATGGGGACTCCGCTGGCATAGGCTTCCTGGAGCCCGGCTAGGGAGGTTAGCGCCCCGGGACCGGTGGAAAGAAATAAAGCTGCGGGTTTCCCGGTAGAGCGGGCATAGCCATCGGCCATAAAGGCGGCGTTGTTTTCTACTCGTGAAGACGTAAACCTCAGCGCAGATCCATCAAGAGCATCAAAAAGAGCTAAGGCGTGTTGGCCGGGAATGCCAAAAACGTCACTGATTCCTAGGGATTCTAGGGTGTCTACCACGATTTTCCCACCGGTGCGCGGCATTAGTTCTTCCTTCCAGCTTTAAGATCAGCCATGAGTGTGATGAGGTCATAGGCTACGTGTGAGGCAGCGATTCCGGTAAGTTCAGCGTGATCATAGGCAGGTGCTACTTCAACCACGTCAGCGCCAACGATATTGAGACCTCGAAGGCCGCGAAGAATTTCCAGGATCTCACGGCTGGTCATACCTCCGGCCTCAGGGGTCCCGGTGCCGGGAGCGTGCGCCGGATCAAGAACATCAATATCCACGGAAATATAGAGAGGCCGACGCCCCACCCGTTGCCTAAGCCGGTCAACGACTTCATCTACTCCTTGGCGAAAGACATCAGAGCTGGTGATAATGCCGAAGCCGAAGCGTCGATCATCTTCTAAATCTTTTCGTCCGTACAGGGGCCCTCGAGTTCCGACGTGACAAATAGCTTCCGTATCAATTACTCCCTCTTCGACCGCGCGACGGAACGGAGTGCCATGAGTATAGTCGGCACCGAAATAGGTATCCCAGGTATCAAGATGAGCGTCAAAGTGGAGAAATGCTACCGGCTGGCCGGCACGGGCGGTGGCTGCTCTTAAGAGGGGCAAAGCGATCGTGTGATCCCCTCCAATGGTCATCAATGAAGAACCATTTGCAGTCAGTTCAAGAGCATCATGCTCAATAGTTTCAATAGCCTCGTTGATATTAAAGGGGTTGACCGCCATGTCACCAGCATCGACCACCTGCGCTTGAGCAAAAGGCGAGGTATCAGTAGCCGGGTTATACGGACGCAGGAGTCGGGAAGATTGCCGGACATGTTGGCAGCCGAACCGAGCACCGGAGCGATAAGACACCCCAGCATCAAACGGTATTCCCACTACTTTGATGTCAGCCTGGTGTCCCGAGGGAAGATCACGTAGCCGCGGCAATAGCGCGTACGTGGCCTCACCACTAAAACGTGGTACCTCAGCCGAGTTCACTGGGCCGATATGTCCACCTTCGATAATGCGGGGAGTGTGCAGCATGAATAATATCCTTTCTCAATGAATTAATGAACGGGATAACGAGTAAGAACCCACAACACTTCTGCTGGGACATCACTGCGGGGATTACGCCACGTGTGAGCTTCTTTTCCAGGGAAAGTGACAGTATCTCCTTTCTTAAGCTGGTATTGCTCATCACTGGTCACCAAAACAAACTCTCCTGATATGACATGGACCGCTTCCATAGCGCAATCCATGGTGTAGAGCTCTTCTTCCCCTTCCCCACCCGGAGCTATGCTGGCATGGATAAGTTGCAGTCCTCGTTGATCAAAAGGACTAAGTAGCCGTTCTGCGATGCCAGCACCGCCTAGATCAATTTCTGGCGCAGATTCATATCGAACCAAGTATGTCTGAGGGCTATCAAGAAGCTCACCAGCACTAATCCCTAACACCTGACAAATAGTCACCAGACTGCTGACCGACGGGCTTACTAAATCACGCTCAATCCGGGAGATAAAACTCTTGCTTAATCCGGTGGCGCGTGCGACCTGGTCTAAGGTGAGCCGACGTTGCTCTCGCAGGGCTCTTAACCGGCGCCCCAAATACAGCTGTGTGCCCGACGAAAAACCAGCAGGATCTCCCTCAGGACGAAGAGGTAAAGACTTCATCAGACGCTTTGTTCCTTCACATAAATGCCAGGCTGGGCAACCCAAAGTTGTTGCATATTTAACAACTCATGTTTATCATAAGTCTACATAATGTGATCTAAAATACACTATTTGCGGGGTGGGCAATCCCAATCAAGATGGCGAGACCCCAGTTGATCGCCGTCAATAGCCTGGCCAACATCGCTCATCTAGGAGCCCAGGAGATTCTTCCGGCTGCGGCAAGCAGAATGTAGCCCAGGGGCATTCTTTACCCCACACGGAGAGCTCCATTTTTAAGAATAACTGTTTTTAGTCACGATATTTCCACACGTTATCGCCTAGGTACGACGTCAATCTCCCCCAACCACTATTGAAGCAATAACAAAATCTGATTAGCATTTGGGAATCAGATGACACTCATACCCCATTCTCTGAGATAAGCGATCAGCTTTACTCTCATTGAGGTTTCCGGTGGTCATTACGCACATACTGACTCGGAGGAAGGAAAATGCAGAGGTGTCCGTAGCTGAAGATGAACTCAAGAAAGCAGAGTGGGCGCTATTGGTGGGGGTAACCACCACCGGTTCTCACGCGGCAGATCAATGGTTCCGAGGTTTTCTGCAGGCTTGTCGACAACGGAATCTATTGATCTGCGGGATCGATTTCGAAGAATCCCTACGCGACGGAGTACCTCGAATCCCGCTTGACTGTTTAATTACACTTCCTGGTGCGTTTTCCCGGGATATCACCTCAGCCCACCTCATAACAGCAATCTCAACCATCCGGCAACGCTGCCCAGGTTCGGTGGTTGCTTCCGCCGCGTTGCGGGAAAACTACCAATTGCTCAACAGCCGTTTCGCGAAAGAACTTCATATAACAGCAAATACCCCTGAATGTATTCAGCTGATTCAAGACAAGCCTGCGTGCCGGGCTCGTCTTCACCAGGCAGGGTTTTACCAGCCACGCAGTCTTCGAATTCGTGGTGTTGGACCTGGGGACACTATTGAATTTGAAGACGTCTTCGGATGCAGGGTAAGCCATCCTTCAGACAACCCACGTGGCTGGATTGTTAAGCCGGCGACGGGAATGGGAAGTATA
This genomic interval from Corynebacterium poyangense contains the following:
- a CDS encoding fructose bisphosphate aldolase is translated as MNNEQAQIMREGRGFIAALDQSGGSTPKALRLYGIPEGQYSTDEEMFNLVHEMRTRIITSPSFNSDQILAAILFEMTMDRDIDGLPTAQYLWEKKGVVPLLKTDKGLADEENGVQVMKPNPGLDELCERAVKKGIFGTKMRSFIAQANPEGIKAVVDQQFEVGRQILGHGLVPIIEPEVSIDCPDKVEAERILRDEIAAHLDQLPEDQQVMLKVTIPSEDGFYTPLIEHPRVMRVVALSGGYERDDANERLSRNPGLIASFSRALTEGLSAQQSAEEFDATLAASVKDIYEASIA
- a CDS encoding thiamine pyrophosphate-binding protein; the protein is MPRTGGKIVVDTLESLGISDVFGIPGQHALALFDALDGSALRFTSSRVENNAAFMADGYARSTGKPAALFLSTGPGALTSLAGLQEAYASGVPILVVCAQIPTAGLGGARKGMLHQLDNQAAAAAQVTKVQYTVRDANALPHVLADAHQVALRAPQGPVWVEIPQDVLLGEYLIEQNVQPQDIPPAPDGLASQSASLLDQAQRPVILAGGGAARSGAATELRALAERLDAPVVTTAAGQEAFPLDHPLSVGSWVEDRAVTDLMAQADVLLVLGSSLGEVTSNYFTLSPEGTIIQVDANPMVIGSNHDVLGVCADIKNYLQQLVPLVSASHTEGSTRAAAVRKAIGQRLDAQDLQHEQAFLDALRAAIPRDGHVFWDMTIAAYWGWNMWDPQDGRSSTAQGAGGLGYGFPAALGGAVGSGKRTVAIAGDGSAMYSVAELASAVQHNIPVTWVIIDDGGYGILREYMTGAFGKAVGTELSRPDFVQLAHSFGVPAERIVLSDATDPQSRSEWFDALSVAVHKSPQHGPNVVVCETTLTMFEAS
- the speB gene encoding agmatinase: MLHTPRIIEGGHIGPVNSAEVPRFSGEATYALLPRLRDLPSGHQADIKVVGIPFDAGVSYRSGARFGCQHVRQSSRLLRPYNPATDTSPFAQAQVVDAGDMAVNPFNINEAIETIEHDALELTANGSSLMTIGGDHTIALPLLRAATARAGQPVAFLHFDAHLDTWDTYFGADYTHGTPFRRAVEEGVIDTEAICHVGTRGPLYGRKDLEDDRRFGFGIITSSDVFRQGVDEVVDRLRQRVGRRPLYISVDIDVLDPAHAPGTGTPEAGGMTSREILEILRGLRGLNIVGADVVEVAPAYDHAELTGIAASHVAYDLITLMADLKAGRKN
- a CDS encoding helix-turn-helix domain-containing protein, which codes for MKSLPLRPEGDPAGFSSGTQLYLGRRLRALREQRRLTLDQVARATGLSKSFISRIERDLVSPSVSSLVTICQVLGISAGELLDSPQTYLVRYESAPEIDLGGAGIAERLLSPFDQRGLQLIHASIAPGGEGEEELYTMDCAMEAVHVISGEFVLVTSDEQYQLKKGDTVTFPGKEAHTWRNPRSDVPAEVLWVLTRYPVH